The region GTCGCCACGACCGTGGCGCTCGCCCAGACCAACGTCGGCACCGCCCAACCCGGCGTAGCGGGTGACCAGGGCGTCTCGCACCTGAACTCCCAGGTCGACCTGCCGGCCGGGGCCTGGGTCGACACCCCGCTGACGGTCTCGCTGCCCTTCTCCGGCACCTACGAGCTCGACGCGGACGTCCGCGGCCGGCTGTCCGGCACGCCCTCGGTCAACACCTACATCACCGCGCGGCTGTGGAACGCCACCACGAACACCGCCGTGCCGCAGAGCGAGCGGCTGGTCAACCAGATCATCGACCACAACGTGGGGGACGCCGCGACCGGCAACAACCAGACCGCGCCGATCAGCGAGGTGGTCCACGTCGACGGGCCCACGACGATCCGGTTGCAGGCCCGGCGGATCGACGCGGTCGGTGCGGCCGCCATCGCGCAGATCTACTCCGACGGCGCGGGCTACACCTCGCTGCGCTTCGACCGGGTCGCTCCCTGACCCACTGCCGCAACGGCGGATCGGGCAGCCGGCGTCCGCCGCGCTGCCCTATCCCGCGGCCGCCTCCGGCGCATTCCCGCATTCAACACGCCGGAAATCCGGCGCTATTCCGCTTTGTTCCGACGCCGACCAAGGTGATAGGCGACGGCGACCGCGACACCGGCCACGGCGACCAGCGCGGCGAATGCCGGGTGCAGGTCCCGGGAAAGGCTCGGCGCGCGCTCCGGCCCGATCGCCCAGAGGGCCAGTGGAATGGCGTAGGCCACGGCGAGGGCGACGGCCCAGGGTCGGAGCGCCCGCAGATCCCGGTCGTGCAGCACGCCGATCAGCACGACCAGGACCGGCACGATCCCGATCATGGCGAACTGGCCGACGATGAACACCGGCACCGCCCAGGCGGCCATCACGACGGGCAGCGAGGTGCCGCGGGCGGTGTCGCCGCGGTGCGGGGTCGTGGTGGTCACTGGTTCCTCCTCCCAGCGGGCGGGGTCAGTCCTACCGGGGGCAGTCGCGGGCCTCGGCGGTGGTCTTGAGGTCGGTCAGCCACGCCTTGAGACCTTCGCCGAGGAAGTACTCGGAGGTGGGCACGTCGGCCTCGACCTGGTCGCCGGCCCACGTCTCCTCGGTGCGCACGAGCACACCACCGGGAACCTTGGTGAAGGTCCAGACGTGCACGCCCCGGTCGATGGTCAGCCCCTCGCCGATCGCCGGCCCGGTCCAGCGGACGCACCTGTTGTGCCGGAGCTGGCCGACGGTGGAGGTGATGGTCAGGGTGGTGGCGGGAGTGGTGGCCGTGGGCGGCACCGGGGTGGTCCACCGGAACCGCGCGCCGGCCCGCAGCGCGCCGTGGTCCAGGCGCTCGGCGGTGGCGACCGGCGGCTGCCAGGACGGCCAGGCCGCCACGTCGGTCTGCAGGTCCCAGATCGTGCCCAGCGGCGCGTCGATCAGCTTCTCGGTGCGGTAGCGGATCTTGGCCGCGGGGTCGACGCCCTCGCCGCGGCAGGTCAGCGGCCCGTCGCCGGCGGGCGGCTCGGTGGTGGCCTGGGCCGGCGCGACACCGGCGACGAGCAGGCCGGCGGCCAGCGGGAGCGCCGCCAGGGCGGCACGGACCCCGGGCCGGCGGGCGGCGGAGCGGGCCTGCGGGGCGGACGGCGTGCTGCCGGTGGTGCCGGTCATGGTCCATCTCCTCGTTCGACGGTCTGGTGGGCCGGTGCCGGGTGGTGACCGGCGTCGTTCGGTGTGATCCCACGATGTCGCGGGACGGGGGTCGTTCGCGTCGGTGGACATCACCTATCCGGCAGCAGGCGATGCCGAGCCGGCCGGGCGTGACGCGCGCCACTCGCGCCGCCGGTCCGTGGCGGAACGGGCCGTTCGCGTCGGCGGTCGTCGCCCACCCACTGGAATCGATCCCCGAAGTCGGCCATGATCGGTCGCCCATGGACGGTGTGCTCGGGCGGCGGGACGAGACGTCGCGACTTCAGGCGCTGCTGGACGAGGCGGGGCGGTCGCACGGCGGTGCCGTGGTCGTGCACGGGGAACCCGGCATCGGCAAGAGCGCCCTGCTGGACCACGTGGCCGGGTCCGCGCCCGGTTTCCTGGTCGTGCGGGCTTCCGGGGCCGAGTTCGAGACCGAGCTGCCGTACTCCGCGCTGCACCAGCTGTGCGTTCCGGTGCTGGAGCACGTGGAAGCGCTCCCACCGCGGCACCGCGACGCGCTGCGGGTCGCGTTCGGGCTGGCGGCCGGCACCCCCGACCCGTTCCTGGCCGGCGCGGCCACGCTGGGCCTGCTGCTCGAACCCGACCGGCCGCTGCTCTGCCTGGTCGACGACGCCCAGTGGCTCGACCGGGCGTCGGCGCGGGCGCTGGCGTTCGTCGCCCGCCGGGTGGCCGCCGAGCGGGTGGCGGTGGTGTTCGCCGCGCGGGAGTGCCCGCCGGAACTGGCCGCGCTGCCGCGGGTCGGCATCCGGCCGCTGGGCGAGCGCGACGGGCGCGCGCTGCTGGCCCGCGAGATCCGCGCGCCGCTGGACGAGCAGGTCCGCGACCGCGTGCTGGCCGAGGCGCGCGGCAACCCGCTGGCCCTGGTCGAACTGGCCCGCACCGCCGGGATCGGCGGGCTGGCCGGTGGCTACGACCTGCCCGCGCCCGCCGCCGCCGAGCGCAGCTTCCGGGCCCGCCTGACCGGGGTGTCGCCCGAGGTGCGGCTGCTGCTGACCGTCGCCGCCGCCGAACCGGTGGGCGATCCCGGCCTGCTGTGGCGGGCCGCGGCCCTGCTGGGCGTCGAGGAGGCCGCAGCGCGGGACGTGCCGCTGGTCGAGATCGGCACCCGCGTGCGGTTCGTGCACCCGCTGGCCCGCTCGGCGGTCTACCGGGCCGCGACCGAGTCGGACCTGCGCCGCGCGCACGGCGCCCTGGCCCGGGTCAGCGACCCGCTGGACGACCCCGACCGGGTCGCCTGGCACCGCGCGCTGGCCTCGGTCGGCCCGGACGAGGACGTGGCCGCCGCACTGGTCGACTCGGCGTCGCGCGCGCGGGCCCGGGGCGGGATGGCCGCCGCCGCGGCGTTCCTGGAGCGCGCCGCCGCGCTCACCCCCGAACCCGGCCCGCGGGTCGACCGGCTGCTGGCCGCGGCCGAGGCCAAGCTGTCCGCCGGGGACTTCGACGCGGCCGCCGGCCTGCTGACCTCGGTGCGCCCCGACGACCCGCGCGCCGACCTGGTGCGCGGCCGGATCTCCTTCGCCCGCTTCCGGGGCGAGGACGTGCCCACCGCGCACCTCCTGCGGGCCGCCGCGACGCTGGCCGACAAGGAGCCGGCCGAGGCCCGGACGACCTACCTCGACGCGATCGAGATGGGCATCATCACCGGCGGGCTGCCCACCGTGATCGACGCGGCGCGGACCGCGCCACCGGCACCTGGGCCGCCGCGCGGCTCCGACGTCGTGCTGGCCGGCATGGTGGCGCTGGCCGACCACGGCCACCACGCCGCCGCCGAGTTCCTGCGCCCCGTCGTGGCCGACGGCGACGACCCGGCGTGGACCCGCTGGCCGACGCTCGGGTTCCTGCTCGCCATCGAGTTCTGGGACGCCGAGGCCACCCGCGCCATCGCCGCCCGCAGCACCGCCTCCGGCCGGGGGTCGGGCTCGTTCCACCTGCTGCCGATCGGGCTGGCCATGCTCGCCACGGCCACCGCCCACCTCGGCGACTTCGGCGCGGCCAAGGAGATGGTGTCCGAGGAGGAGGCGATCGCGGAGGCCACCGGGGCCGCCCCGCTGGTCTACCCCCGGCTGCACCTGGCCGCCCTGCACGGCCGGCGCGCCGAGGCGGAGGAGCTGTTCGCCCGGGTCGGGCCGCACATGAGCCTGAGCGTGCAGTACGCGACGGCCGTGCTGGACAACGGCCTCGCCGACTACCCGGCCGCACTGGACGCCGCCCGGCGGGCCGTGGCGACCGGCGACCTCGGGCTGGCGGGCCTGGCCCTGCCCGAACTGGTCGAGGCCGCGGTGCGCTGCGGCCGGGCGGACGAGGCGCGGGCCGCGCTCGCCACCCTGGCCGAGCGCACCGGCGCGGGCGGGCAGCCGTGGGGGCTGGGCATCGGGGCCTACGCGCGGGCGCTCGTGGACGACGACGAAGAGGACTACCGCCGGGCCGTCGCGCTGCTGGAGGCCGGTCCGATGCGGGTCTGGCGCGGGCGCGCCCACCTGGTCTACGGCGAGTGGCTGCGCCGCCAGGGCCGACGCCGCGACGCCCGCGCCGAACTGCGCCAGGCCCACGAGCTGTTCGCCGGCCTGGGCGCGGAGGCGTTCGCGGCACGGGCGGCGGGCGAACTGCGCGCCACCGGCGAACGCGCCCGCAGCCGCACGGCACCGACCTCCGACGCGCTCACCGTGCAGGAGGTGCACATCGCGCGCCTGGTCGCCGACGGCGCGACGTCCAAAGAGGTGGCCGCCAAGCTGTTCGTCAGCCCGCGCACGGTCGACGCCCACCTGCGCAACATCTTCCGCAAGCTCGCCATCACCTCACGCCGCCGGCTGCGCGACCTGCCCGCCATCCGCTGAGCGGGCCGGGTGCTCGCGCGGTCAGAGGCCGCCGGTGTTCAGCAGCAGGTTGGGGCTCGACGGCGAGACCTCCAGGGTGTCCTTCGTGGCCTGCCGGGTCAGCCAGGTCGCGATGCTCTCCGGGTCCGCCTCGGGGTTCTTCGCCAGGTACAGCGCGACGACGCCGGCCACGTGCGGGGACGCCATCGACGTGCCGCTGAGCGCGACGCCGCCACCGCCGAGCCGGGCCGACGTGATCGCCTTGCCCGGGGCGTACAGCGACAGGCACGTGCCGTAGTTGGAGAAGTCGGCCTGCCGGTCGGTCCGGTCGGTCGCGCCGACGGTGACGGCTCCACTCGCGCTGGCCGGGGAGCTGTCGCACGCGTCGACGGCGTCGTTGCCGGCGGCCACGACCGGCAGCACGCCCTTGGCGGCCAAAGCGTTCACGGTGGCGTTGAGCGCCTCGGACCGCGGGCCGCCGAGGGATCCGTTCAGCACGGCGGGTCCGTTGGCGTGCCGGGCGACCCAGTCCAGACCGGCGATCAACCCCGAGTTCTCGCCCTGCCCGTCGCAGTCCAGCACGCGCACGCCGACGAGCGAGACCTTGCGGGCCACGCCGTAGGTCGTGCCGCCGACGGTGCCGGCGACGTGCGTGCCGTGGCCGTGGCAGTCCGCGCCGTCCTGGCCGTCGTCCACCGCGTCGAAGCCGGGCTTCGCGCGCCCGCCGAACTCGCGGTGGCCGTGGTCGATCCCGGTGTCCAGGATGTAGGCGGTGACGCCCGCGCCGGTGCCCTTCGGGCTGAACCTGCCGTCCAGCGGCAGGTCGGCCTGGTCGATCCGGTCCAGCCCCCAGCTGGGCACGGCGTCGGCGGTGATCTCGGCGTCCTCCTCGACCGCGTCGACGGAGGCCAGCCCGCGCACCGCCGCCAGCTGCGCCGGGGTGAGCCGGGCGGCGAAACCGCGCACCACCGAGGTGTAGGTGAACATCGCCTCGACGCCGATGAGCTGGCCCACGACGGCCGCCGGGTCCTGGCCCCGTTCGAGCGTGACGATGTACTGGCCGGGGACGGCGGCGGTCGAGCGCAGCAGCGGCGCGGGGGCCGTGCGGTCCGGTGTCGCGACCGCGCCGGGTGTGCCGCACAGCGAGGTCAGCAGCACGGATGCCGCGATCGTGGCTCGCGAGAGCTTGCGCATTCGAAACCCCGTTTCGGTGCGTGCGCGCTCCACCGGTGGCGAAGCGAACGCTGCGATTCGTCCCGTCAGGTCTCCTTTCGTCCCACGACGACGCCGGCTTGAGGTGATTCACCCGGCACGGCGAGACCCACAACCCGTGCGGGGTCGGCCGTTGCCTCGTCCGGGGTCCACCGGCGGTCGCCGATGACTCAGGGCGAGGACGGGGCGGGTTCGGCGGCGATCAGCCGGACACCCGCACCGGCAGCCGCCGGGGGCAGATGATCTGCATCGGGTTCTCGAACTCCACCCCGGCCGGGTGGTCGACGGCGATGTGGTCGAAGCGGTCGAACAGCGCGTTGAGCGCGATCCCGACCTCCAGCCGGGCGAGCGGGGCACCCAGGCAGAAGTGCACGCCCTGGCCGAACGCGAGGTGCCCGCCGGTGGCGCGGTGGAGGTCGAAGCGGTCCGGGTCCGGGAAGCGCACCGCGTCGCGGTTGGCCGCCCCGACCCACAGGGTGACCAGCTCGCCCCGGCCGACCGGGTGGCCGCCCAGCTCGGTCTCGGCGGTGGTCACCCGCGCCATCCGGGAGAACGGCGGGTACAGCCGCATCAGCTCCTCGATCGCGCCGGGCAGCAGGGCGCGGTCCCGGCGCACGGCGGCGAACGCCTCCGGGTGGCGGTCGAGGGTGAGGATCGCGTTGCCGATCAGCGCCATGGACGCCGCGTGGCCCGCGAACAGGGTCAGGCCGACCAGCCCGATCAGGTAGCCGTCGCGCAGCGGCTCGCCGTCGATCGTGGCCCGGGTCAGGACGCCGAGCAGGTCGTCGGACGGGTTCGCGCGCCGCCGCCGCACGTGCCCGAGGATGTACTCGTTCATCTCCCGGATCGCCGGCGCGACCTCGTTCTCCATCACCTCGGGCGGCACGGTCGCCGCGTCGAGCGCGCCCAGCGCGTCACCCCACGCCCGGTAGAGCGGCACGTCCTCGGCGGGCAGCCCGAGCATCTCGGCGACCACGATGATCGGCAGCGGGTAGGCGACCGCGTCGATCAGGTCGAAGCTGCCCGCACCGGACACCCCGTCGAGCAGCGCGTCGACGGTCTTGCCGATCCGGTCGGACAGCACCGCCACCACGCGCGGGGTGAACGCCTGGCTGATCACCTGGCGCAGCTTGCGGTGGTGCGGCGGGTCGTTGGTGACCAGGTTGCCGGTCAGGAACAGGTCGAGGTCGGCCTGCGGCCGGTTGAACAGCCGCACCGTGTCCGAGGAGAAGGTCTTCGGGTCGGTGAGGACGCGGGTGATGTCGGCGTGGCGGAACAGCTGCCAGCCGTACTCGTCGTCGTGGTGCACCGGGTTGCGCTCGTGCATCTCGCGGAACCAGGCGAACAGCGAGTCCACCGGTGCGGTAGCGGAGTCGTCGGTCGCCGTCATGGTGCACCCCTGTCCTGGTTCTGCCGCCGGGTCGTGGTCACAGGCCGAAGAGCGAGCGGTAGACCTTCCGGTCGACCTGCGGCACCGCCAGGCCCCGGGTGTCCGGCACGGCGGACGGCGACGGCGCCAGGGTCGGCGAACCGGCCACCCGCAGACCCGACTCGATCGCGCCGTCCATGTACCCGATCCAGCCCAGGGCGAGGTCGTCACCGCAGAACTTGACCCGGCCGAGCGGCTGGTTGAGCGCCCGGTGCAGCCTGGTCAGCTGGAGCGGGCGGCGGAACGCCGGCCCGCCCAGCGAGAACTCGTCGGCCTGCCAGTCGGTCACGGTGTAGCCGCGCAGGGCCGCGTCGGGCAGGACCGTCCGCACCGCCGCCTCGACCTGCGCGTGGTTGCCGACGTCGAACCCGGTGTCCACGGTGAACGCCACGACGGGCGCGTTGTCGTTGAGCCGGCCCATGATCGCGAACGGGAAGCCCTCGGGCGCCTCGGCGATGAACCGGTCGGCCGGGGTCGCCAGGTCCAGCCACAGCTTCTTCTGCCGCGGCACGCCGTAGCCCTGGGTGGTCGCGTCCCGGTGCGCCTGCGGCAGCGCCGGGCTGAAGGCGATGTTCTTCCAGACGTTGACCGGCACGGCCATCACGACCTCGGCGGCGGTGTAGGTCACCCCGGTCCGGGTGACCACCTTGACGCCGCCGCTGTGCTGGGTGACCGAGGAGACCGGGGAGCCGAGCTTGAGGTCCGGCTTGCCGTCGGCCAGGATCGCCGTCGCCAGCGCGATGGTGCCCCGTTCCACCCGGAAGGTGTTGATCCCGGAGAAACCGGTGTAGTTCCAGCCCGCGAGCGCCCACCACTGGGCGAGCTGGAGCATCGAGCCGCGCGCGGACGGCGCGCCGTAGAGCCCGGTGGTGCTGGTCATCCGGACCTCGTCGGCCGGCGGGTGGGCGAGCTGGTCGAGCCGGTCGCGCAGGGACAGCCGGTCCAGCGGCGTGATCAGGTCCTCGCGGGTGAACGGCGCGTAGGGCTGGGGGAAGTAGTCCCGCGCGCCCTCGAAGAACGGCGTGAACAGCTCGCCCTGCCGGGTGTAGGCGGTGACCGGGTCGGACTCGGTGAACCCGGTCGGCGTCGGCATGAGCACCCGCTCGGGCCCGGCGTCGGCCACGACCGCGAGGCCGTAGCGCGCGATCTCGCGCCAGACGTGCGGCTGGAGCGGGTCGACCCAGGTCCCGCCGCGCTCGATCTCGTAGCCGTTGAACCGGTCGGTCCACGTCCGGCCGCCGATCCGGTCGCGTGCTTCGAGCACGAGGACCGAACGACCCTTCCTGCGCAGTTCGCGGGCCGCCACGAGGCCCGCCAGACCGGCGCCGACCACGATCGTGTCGTAACCGCGGCGGTGGTCGACATCGTTTTCTCCGGCGGCCTCGGCTGGTGCCGGCAGACCCGCGCCGAACGCTGCTCCGGTGATGGCCAGTCCTCCTGCCTTGAACGCGGACCGCCTCGATAACGACCCGCGCGAAGCGGTGCTTTCCGGGCTACCGCCGTTGCTCGACATGCATTGACCCCAGTGTAAGAGTGCGTGGTGGATTCTTCGAGGTGTTTTCGGGATTTCCCGGAACTACCGGTGGTTCACGTGAAGCCGGGAACCCGGATCGCGGCGGACGCGATCCGGGTTCCCGGCTCCGGTATTTCAGGTGTGCTGCGGAAAAGATCAGGCGGACGGCGCGCGGAACTGCTTGATCAACGCCGCGTAGCTGTCCTCGGCGTGCCCGCCCGCCACCGCGCGACCGGCCAGTTCCAGGAAGAACCTGGGCAGTTCGGCGTTCACGCCGAGCGCCTTGCTCTCCTCCAGCAGGTGCTGCATGCCGCCCACGTGCACGTTGACGGTGGCGTCGGTGGCCGGGTACTCGCCCGCGTCGATCTGCGGCGCGTACGCGGCGACGTAGTCCGCCGTCACGTTGATCGCGGTCGCGGCCATGCCCGCGAACGTCGTCGCCTTGACGTTCGCGGTGCCCAGCAGCGCCGCGGCGTGCAGGAAGCTGTTGAGCACGCCCCACATGATGGTCAGGACGGCCATGTCGTAGAGCGCCGACAGGCCGTGGTCCTCGTCGAGGTAGACCGTGGCCGCCTCACCGAGCACCGCCAGGGTGGCCTGGTGCTCCTCGAACGCGGCCTTCGGCCCGGCGTAGAGCAGGGTCGCCTCGTCGGTGCCGATCCCCTGCGGCAGCGCCAGGATCGCGCCGTCGAGGTAGGTCGCGTCCAGCTTGGCCGCCCACTCGGCGGTGTCCCGGGCCTGGCTGGAACTGGCCGTGGTCAGGTTGACCAGGGTGCGGCCGGCCAGCGCCGGGCCGACCGGGTCCAGCAGCGCGTGCACGGCGTCGTAGTCCGAGACGCAGACGACGACGAGCGGGCTCGCCTCGACCGCGGCCTGGACCGAGTCGGCGAGGGTCGCCCCGGCGGCGACCAGGTCGTCGGCCTTGCCGGCCGAGCGGTTCCAGACGGTGGTGGGGTGACCCTTCGCGACGAAGGCCGCGGCCAGGGCGTGGCCCATCAGGCCCAGGCCGACGACGGTGACCGGCGATTCGGAGGCTGAAACGGTGGACACAGGTACTTCTCCGTATCTCGTGCGACTTCCGCCGCGTTGGGGGTGCTCGTGCGCTCGCCGGTCCCGGGTGGCGGCGCGGAGCGGGAGGGCCCGCCGCGGCCGGTTCCCGGGGTCAGGTGCGGTCGGTGTCCCCGGTGTCCCCGGTGTCCTCGGTGTCCTCGGCGGCCCACGGGCCGCTGACGCCGAAGGGGTTGTCCACGACGTAGCGCCAGTAGCCGTCCTCGCCCTGGTGCAGCACGTCGATGGCCACGCCCTCCAGCGATTCCGGCTCGCCGTTCTCGTCGAGCAGGTCCATCTGCCACTCGACCACCAGCTGCGCGGTGCGGCCGACCACCAGCTGCTGCCGGACGACCGCTTCCACGGACGGTTTGCGGACCTTCAGGAATTCGACCAGGTAATCCCGGCGGGGCTGGCCGCGCAGCGGGTTCCCGGGCTCCCACACGCCGACGGCGTCTTCGGTGTACATCGCGTTGACCGCCGCCGCGTCACCGGAGTTGAAAGCGATCCCGAAGGCTTCCTGGTGCTTTTCGATGTCGGTCACCAAAGTGTAATCACGGTCGGTCACGGCGCATTTGCTCCATTCGGGTCGGCCGCACCTGCACAACTCTGTTTCCCACGCTACCAGCGAATGTCCATCGTTCCGGTCTTGCGCCGGTAATCCGAACGGGGTGCGACTCGACCGCCCGAATTACCGGAGCAAGACCACTGCCGGGACGAGTGGCGTTCGTGGCGCGTCCGGTCGACTACCCGGCGTGCGACGGCTCGGCGTGGCCCGAGGCGCGGGCCACCGCCGCCTGGACCTCCGGGGCCACCAGGGCCGCGGAGGGGTCGAGCAGGAACGCCACGCGCGCGCAGGCGATCAGCAGGTCGCCGTCGCGCGTCGCCGCGTCCAGCAATTGGTCGACGGCCGTGGCGGTGAGTTCGGCGAAGAACGCGGCCGGGTCCGGGGTTCCGGTCCGGGCCAGGTGGTCGCGCAGCACCTCGGCCCCGACCGCCGCCATGCCCTGCCCGTAGACGGGGTTGAAGCTGCACACCGCGTCGCCGAGGACGAGCAGCCCGGCGGGGAACGACGCCATCCGCTCGTAGCGGCGGCGCAGGTTCGCCGGGAACCGGTAGGACAGCGGGTCGCCGAGCCGCTCCTGGTCGTGCACCACGTCGTAGATGTCCGTGCCGGCCAACAACTCCGGGAAGTCGTGGAAGCCCGCGACGTCGTGCGGCGTGTACGCGCCGGCGAAGCCGTGGCCGGTGACCACCGCACAGCCGTCCTCGACCTTGGCGCACAGCGCGCCGCGCGGCACCGCCGCCGTGCCGCCGATGTCGATGGAGACCTCGCCGGCCATCCGGTCGCCGGCCAGCCGGTGGTACTGGGTGGTGTAGCCGACGTTGACGGCGAGCTGCTCCTCTTCCACCGCCGGGTAGCCGGACTCGGTGAGCCACGCGAGGGTCCGGGTGCGCCGCCCGGTCGCGTCGACCACCAGGTCCGCGGCCAGGTCGCGCCGCTCGCCGCCGCGCTCGACCCGCACGCCCACCACCGCGGACCGGTCCGGCGTGGTCAGCGGTTCCACGACGTCCGTGCGCTCCCAGAAGGTCACGTTGTCCAGTGCCCGCACCCGCGCGCGCACCCGCCGCTCCAGGTGCGGCCGGCTGACCGACAGCAGCGGTAGGCCCGAGTGCGGCTTGGGCATCCGCTGCCCGTTGACCACCCACCGCACGTTCGCGGTGCCGTCGCCGGCGACCGCGCCGTTCGAGGTCGGCTCCTCGGTGATGCCCGGCAGCAGGTCCTCCAGCGCGAGCAGGCCGGCGGCCGGCAGGTCGTGCAGGTGCGCGCCGTGCGGGACGCCCCGCCGGGTGGTGCTGTGGCCCTCGGCGGTGTCGTCGGCGGCCAGGTCGTCGCGGTCGACCACCAGCACCTCGGCGTACCGGTCGGCGAGCACTCGCGCGGCGAGCAGCCCGGCCATGCTCGCCCCGAGCACGATCACCCGGTCACGGTCAGCTTCTTCCACGGTGCCGTCACTCTCCTGAACGGGCGGCGCGGGACGGGAAGTAGCCCGCACGGACGAAGAACTCCACGTACTTGTCGAACAGCTCCCGGTCGACCGGCGGGCACTCGACCCCGGTGCCGCGCAGGGCCTCCTCGGTGCCCGAGACGTCGATCGGCGGGTAGGTGGCCCGGCCGCCGCCGGCGTTCATCCCCTCGAACGAGTCCAGCAGCGGGACGATCGCGTTCGCCCGGTCCGCGCGCACCCGGTCGGTCCACGACGCCCAGTCCAGCTTCGGCAGGTCGTACCCGGCGGCCCGCAGGTGGCCGACGAACCCGGTGAACGTCTGGTCCTGCGGGTTGTAGAGGTGGAAGGTGCGGTTCGCGGCGTCCGGCCGCGTCGAGAGCACCACGATCGCCGAGCTGACGTAGTCCACCGGGACCATGTGGACGACGCCGGCCAGGCTGTCGGGCACCGCACCGGCCTCCAGCAGCCCCTTGAGGCTCAACCAGACGAAGTCCTTGGTCTGGCACGCGCCGGTCACCGAGTCGCCGCACACCACGTCCACCCGGTAGACCGACACCGGCAGCCCGCGCTCCCGGGCGAGTTCGATCACCTGCTCGGCCACCCACTTGCTCCGCAGGTAGCCGTTGTGCAGCAGGTGCGCGGGCCCGGTGGGGTCGGTCGCGCCGGCCGGGGTGGTGTCGGGGCCGGGCGCCGGGAAGACGCCGGTCGTGGAGACGTGGTGCACCGGCACGGTCCGGTGCGCGGCGGCCAGCCGCAGCACCTCGCGCGTGCCGCCGACGTTGCCCGCCGCCAGTTCGGCGTAGGGCCGCAGCCAGCTCACCGTCGCACCGGCGTGGTAGACCACGTCGACCCGGCGGGCGAGGTCGTCGAACGCGTCCTCGGTCAGGCCCAGGCCCGGTGCGGCCAGGTCGCCGACGTGGACCGCGATCCGGTCCGGGTCGACCTCGCCGCCGACCTGGTACCAGGCCAGGTTCTCGTGCAGCCGGCGGGTCGCGTCGGCGTGGTCGGCGCCCCGCACCAGGCAGTGCACGGTGGCCGTGGTCGACCGCATCAGGTCGCGCAGCAGGAACGCGCCGACGAACCCGGTCGCGCCGGTCAGCAGGACCTCGGCCGGGTCCGCGGCCACCCGGTGGACCACGGCGGCCGGCCGGACGTCCGGGTCGAGGTGGACCTGCGCGGCGAAGTCGACCTCGGCCGCACCCCGCGCTCCCCCGCTGCCCAGCACCGCGCACAGGTGGTCCACCAGCTCCTTCGGGGTGGGGTGCTCGAAGATCAGCGACGGCGACAGCGTGCGCCCGGTGGCGTCGGCCAGCCGGTTGCGCAGCTCCACCGAGGTGAGCGAGTCGAACCCGAGGTCGGCGAAGGACTGGTGCTCCTCGACCGCGTCCGGCGCGGAGTGCCCGAGGACGAAGGCGACTTCGCGGCGGACGAACTCCGAGACCAGGTCGCGGCGGTGCGCCGGCGGCAGGTCGGCCGGTTCGTCCGCCAGGAGACCGGTCGGGGCTTGCGCGCCCGGGACCAGCCGGCGCAGCAGCAGCGGCGACCGGGTGCCGGCGGCCCGCACGGCGGCCGGGTCCACCGGGGTGACGACCAGGTCGGGCCGGCCGGTGCGCAGCGCGAGGTCGAGCAGCGCCGGCCCGGTGGCCGCGGTGATGGCGAGCAGGCCGGAACGGGCGATCCGGTCCAGGTCGGCCCGGGTCAGGTGCCTGCTCAGGCCGCCCTCGTGCGCCCACAGCCCCCAGGCCAGCGAGGTCGCCGGCAGCCCGAGCCCGGCCCGGTGGCCCGCCAGCGCGTCGAGGAAGGTGTTGGCGGCGGCGTAGCCCGCCTGGCCCGCGCCGCCGATGATCCCGGCCACCGACGAGAACAGCACGAAGGCGTCCAGGTCGTGGTCGAGGGTCAGCTCGTGCAGGTGCCACGCGGCGTGCACCTTGGGTCGCAGCACGGCGGCCAGCCGGTCCGGGGTGAGGTCGGGGACCAGGCCGTCGTCGAGCACGCCGGCGGCGTGCACGACCCCCG is a window of Saccharothrix espanaensis DSM 44229 DNA encoding:
- a CDS encoding flavin monoamine oxidase family protein, with the translated sequence MVGAGLAGLVAARELRRKGRSVLVLEARDRIGGRTWTDRFNGYEIERGGTWVDPLQPHVWREIARYGLAVVADAGPERVLMPTPTGFTESDPVTAYTRQGELFTPFFEGARDYFPQPYAPFTREDLITPLDRLSLRDRLDQLAHPPADEVRMTSTTGLYGAPSARGSMLQLAQWWALAGWNYTGFSGINTFRVERGTIALATAILADGKPDLKLGSPVSSVTQHSGGVKVVTRTGVTYTAAEVVMAVPVNVWKNIAFSPALPQAHRDATTQGYGVPRQKKLWLDLATPADRFIAEAPEGFPFAIMGRLNDNAPVVAFTVDTGFDVGNHAQVEAAVRTVLPDAALRGYTVTDWQADEFSLGGPAFRRPLQLTRLHRALNQPLGRVKFCGDDLALGWIGYMDGAIESGLRVAGSPTLAPSPSAVPDTRGLAVPQVDRKVYRSLFGL
- a CDS encoding YybH family protein, whose amino-acid sequence is MTDIEKHQEAFGIAFNSGDAAAVNAMYTEDAVGVWEPGNPLRGQPRRDYLVEFLKVRKPSVEAVVRQQLVVGRTAQLVVEWQMDLLDENGEPESLEGVAIDVLHQGEDGYWRYVVDNPFGVSGPWAAEDTEDTGDTGDTDRT
- a CDS encoding FAD-dependent oxidoreductase, encoding MEEADRDRVIVLGASMAGLLAARVLADRYAEVLVVDRDDLAADDTAEGHSTTRRGVPHGAHLHDLPAAGLLALEDLLPGITEEPTSNGAVAGDGTANVRWVVNGQRMPKPHSGLPLLSVSRPHLERRVRARVRALDNVTFWERTDVVEPLTTPDRSAVVGVRVERGGERRDLAADLVVDATGRRTRTLAWLTESGYPAVEEEQLAVNVGYTTQYHRLAGDRMAGEVSIDIGGTAAVPRGALCAKVEDGCAVVTGHGFAGAYTPHDVAGFHDFPELLAGTDIYDVVHDQERLGDPLSYRFPANLRRRYERMASFPAGLLVLGDAVCSFNPVYGQGMAAVGAEVLRDHLARTGTPDPAAFFAELTATAVDQLLDAATRDGDLLIACARVAFLLDPSAALVAPEVQAAVARASGHAEPSHAG
- a CDS encoding NAD(P)-dependent oxidoreductase, translated to MSTVSASESPVTVVGLGLMGHALAAAFVAKGHPTTVWNRSAGKADDLVAAGATLADSVQAAVEASPLVVVCVSDYDAVHALLDPVGPALAGRTLVNLTTASSSQARDTAEWAAKLDATYLDGAILALPQGIGTDEATLLYAGPKAAFEEHQATLAVLGEAATVYLDEDHGLSALYDMAVLTIMWGVLNSFLHAAALLGTANVKATTFAGMAATAINVTADYVAAYAPQIDAGEYPATDATVNVHVGGMQHLLEESKALGVNAELPRFFLELAGRAVAGGHAEDSYAALIKQFRAPSA